GATGCTATAACTTTTACTGTTTTTCTATTAATCAGGTGTCCGAATTTTTCTAAATTAGGACCTGTTAACATACCGTCTCTACTTATGTCTGTATAAATAACTGTTTTAATTCCTATATCTTCAACTTTTTCAATTATATCTTCAACTGTAAATTCTGATGCCTTCTGCCACCCTTGAACTGCAACCTTATCGTCCTTTGCATCTATGCTAACAATTATTCTTTCGCCAAATTCAGAGTAAACTTGTTTTAAAAAATCAGAAGAAGCACATGCTTGAGTTCCAATAATTACCCATCTTACTCCATTTTTTAGCAATGTATCTATAGTAGAAATATCCCTTATCCCTCCTCCTACTTCGACAGGGATTTCCAATGCTTTACATATAGAAGTAATTATATCCGGATTTTTAATGCTGCCTGTTTTTGCTCCTTCCAAATCAACAATATGGATTCTCTCTGCCCCTTCTTTTTCCCACTTGAGAGCATATTCCAGAGGACTATTTCCATAAATCTTTAAATCGCTGAAACTCCCCTGCTTTAGTCGAACTACTTTCCCTTGATATATATCTATAGCAGGAATTACAATCATTAAAGAATGCCTTTTGTAGATGGAATAGCTCTCTGTCTTGCATCTATTGCTGTCGCCTCATCCAGTGCTTTTCCCAGTGCCTTAAAAATAGATTCATATATGTGATGAGTGTTCTTCCCGTATATAAGATTTACATGTAGTGTAATCAAAGCAGTATTTACAAATGCGCGCATAAACTCCTCTACAAGCTGAACCTCAAACCTTTTTATCCTTTTTGCCGGTGCGTTCACATTGAAAACAAAAAAAGCTCTGCCGCTAATATCAACACTAACTTCTCCAAGTGCTTCATCCATTGGAAGTCTTGCATATCCAAAGCGTTTCACGCCCCTCTTGTCTCCAAGAGCCTTTCTGAGCGCCTCACCAAGACATATTCCTATGTCTTCAACTGTATGGTGATCATCTACTTCAATATCCCCACATGCCTTTATATTCAAATCAAACAAACCGTGCTTTGTCATTAATGTAAGCATATGATCGAAAAAAGGGATCTTCGTTCTTATATTTGCATTTCCTTTACCGTCTAGAACAAGTTTTAGATCAATATTGGTCTCTTTTGTATCACGTTTTACAATTCCTGTTCTTTTCATCTTCTTCTCCATATTTTTATCCACTACAGCAAGATTTACCTTGTCTTATCCAATTCAAACGCTTTATGAAGGACTCGTGCGGCTTTTTTGCCTTCTTTCTTATCCACCAAACATGAAATCTTTATTTCAGACGTGCTTATTGTTCTGATATTTATTTTATTTTTACCAAGTATTTGAAACATCTTTGCAGCAACACCTGCATGGGTTCTCATACCAATACCTACTATTGAAATCTTAGCTATATTTTTATCACATTCTATTTTCTTAGGATTAACAGTGCTTTTTAATTTATCAGTAACATCAAGTGTTCTCTTTATATCTTCTTTTGCAACAGTAAAAGATATGTCGGCCACTCCTTTTGCGCTTATATTCTGAATAATCATATCTACGTTTATATTTTCATCTGCTATATTATTGAAAATTGTTCCTGCAATTCCAGGCTTATCTGGAATACCAATAATTGATATCTTTGCCTCATCCTCGTTTAATATAACACTTCTAACTAATGCCTCTTCCATTTTTCCCCTCTCTTTTGATACAACCACTGTACCTGTTTTGTTAATAAAGCTGGATCGTATATGAAGCGGTACTTTAAATCGCTGAGCTATCTGCATTGAACGCGGCGCCATTACCTTTGCCCCAAGGCTTGCCATTTCCAGCATTTCTTCATAAGTGATGCTTTTAATCTTCTTTGCCTGTGGAATTACCCTTGGATCTGATGTAAAGACTCCTTCAACATCAGTATATACTTCGCACTCATCTGCGCCTAGAGCTGCAGCAATTGCAATAGCACTCGTATCTGAAGCTCCACGTCCCATGGTTGTTACATCATTATTAATACTTACTCCCTGAAATCCCGCAATAACTACAATCTTTCCTTTTTTAAGTTCTTCTCTTACTCTCTTTGCTCCAATCCTCAAGATTCTGGCCTTTGTATGGGATGTGTCAGTAATTATTTCTACCTGAGACCCTGTAAAGGATATTGCATCATATCCTAAAGAGTGTATAGCCATTGTAATTAGTGCTATTGAGATTCGTTCTCCTGTAGAAAGGAGCATATCCATCTCTCGTCTTGATGGAGAATCTGTTATTTCTGCTGCCATTTTTATCAAATTGTCAGTAGTTTTCCCCATAGCAGAAACGACTACTACCACATTATCATATCTATCTCTAGCCTTAACAATCAGTTTCGCTACATGCTTGATTCTCTCTGCATTTGCTACTGACGTTCCACCATACTTCTGCACAATAAGACTCATAATTTATATTCCTATAATTCTTAATATACTATTTATGTTCGGTTCTACTGTTATAGGTTTCTCAACGCTTCCTATTGCGCGATCCGGATCCTTTAAACCATGACCAGTAAGAACACAAACTGTTATCTTTTCTGAATGATTAGCTGAATTCTGCTGCTTTTTAAAATAATCATCCTTTGCCAATTTAATTATCCCTGCCACACTTGCTGCTGAGGCTGGTTCAACAAAAACCCCATCCTCCTTTGCCAGTAATTTATAGGCTTCGAGAATCTCATCATCTGTAACTGCATATATTAGTCCTGATGACTCATCCCTTGCTTCCTCAGCCTTTTTCCAGCTTGCCGGATTACCAATTCTTATTGCAGTTGCAATAGTCTCAGGATTACGAACAATCTCCCCTCTTACAATGGGCGCTGCTCCCGCTGCCTGAAAGCCCAGCATTTTAGGAAGATTTCTAATTTTACCTGCTTCCTTATATTCCTTATATCCCATCCAGTACGCAGTAATGTTTCCCGCGTTTCCGACTGGAATTGCATGAAAGTCCGGCGATCTTCCACCAAGCTGGTCACAGACTTCAAAAGCACCCGTCTTCTGCCCTTCTATTCTATATGGATTTATGGAATTTACCAGAGTGATAGGATAATTATCTGTTATCTCCCTGACTAGTTTGAGAGCATTGTCAAAGTTCCCCTTAATGGCAATAACCTTTGCGCCATGGATAAGCGCCTGAGCAAGCTTGCCCATTGCAATTGCACCTTCTGGAATTAATACAATGCAATTCAGCCCCGCTCTGGCAGAATATGCAGCGGCCGATGCTGAAGTATTGCCTGTTGATGCGCACATTACTGCCTCTGCGCCCTTCTCCAACGCCTTTGAAATTGCCATTGTCATTCCACGATCTTTAAAAGAACCTGTTGGATTCGCTCCTTCAAATTTTAGAAATACTCTTGTTCCTGTTATATTTGAAAGCTTCTCAGAAAAAATTAAAGGAGTATTACCTTCATTTAACGTTACTATCGGAGTAGCTCGAGACACAGGAAGATATTTTCTGTATTGATTTATAACACCATTCCACATAAGCTAACTCGCTTTCTTAAAATCTAATCTTTGACTTATTATTAAAATTAGTTTTGCTGATAGATAACCGATCATGCTGCCTGCAACTATATCTAATGGATAATGAACTCCTATATAGACTCTGGAGAATGCAACCAGAAAAGCCAATAAATAAAATAATAGCCATTTTTTATAATAACCAGACAACACTGCAGCCGTTGAAAAAGCAGTCTGAGAATGGCCTGATGGAAATGAGCCTACATATAATTTTTGTCCATATATATTCATATCCATAAATTGAGACAATGGCCTGGGTCTCTGAATAAGCTCTTTCAAGATATGAACAACTATGCCTCCCAAAAAGATAGTAATTAGTGATATGACGAGTATTAATAAAGCATTTTTTCTGTCAAAGATTAATATGCTTACTACTATAAGTGGGATTAGGAAAAAACCATTTCCTAGTTGCGTCAATGTGAACATTACGAATCCCATACATGAATTCCAGAGATGCTGATTAATAAATAGGAAAATTGACTGGTCTATTGATATAATGTAGTCAAGCATCAATCTTCAACTCGTATGATCACGCTTTTTCTCTTAATAATATCCAACTTATCAATCTCTCTTATTGCTAAGCAAATATCCTTTTCCTTTGCCTCATGGGTCATCATAATAATTGGAACAGCGCCGCTTTGTTTTCTATCCTTTTGGATTACTGAAGCTATACTAATCTTACTCCTGCCCAATATGCCGGAAATTTTCGCAAGGACACCCGGTTTATCTACTGCTGAGAATCTAATATAATACCTTAATTTATTCTCTGATGTTTCTTTAATATCTAAACGATTGGTAAAGGAATAATCATCCATTACATTGCTTTTTGCGCTCATCTTTCCAACAATGTCAATAATGTCTGAGTAAACAGCATTGGCCGTTGGCATCTGTCCTGCCCCAAGCCCATAGAACATCATCTCTCCGATACTGTCGCCACGTAAATATATAGCATTATACACATCGGACACAGAAGAAAGTAAATGTCCCTTGGAAATTAGAACTGGATGCACACGAACATCCAACTTATTTTCTTCTCTATTTGCTATGGCTAGCGGTTTAATTACATATCCTAATTCCTCAGCGTATTGAATATCCTCTAAAGTTATATTTCTGATTCCCTCTACATAAATGTGCCCCATATCAACCCTTGTTCTATAAATGATAGAGCTGAGAATTGCTATTTTATGAGCAGAATCAACACCGTCTATATCAAGAGATGCGTCAGCTTCCGCATACCCTAAATCTTGAGCGTCTTTTAATGCCGCGGAGAAAGTCTGACCATCCAGAGACATCCTGCTAAGTATAAAATTAGATGTTCCATTAACTATTCCTAAAACAGATGTTATATCTGATGAACGGAAACTGTCTCTGACAGCTTTTATAATAGGAATGCCCCCTGCGACACTTGCTTCAAATTTTATATACACATTTTTATCTTTTGCCGCCTGAAAGATCTCATCACCATGAATCGCAAGAAGCGCTTTATTAGCCGTTACAACATGTTTCTTGTTTTTTAGTGCAGTAAGTATAAACTTCTTTGCAGGTTGTATGCCTCCTATTAACTCTACAATTATATCAATTGAGGGATCATTCAACACTCTGTTTACATCAGTAGTGAGTAAAGCTTTATTAATCTTCACAGATCTAGGCGTTGTGATATCTAAATCCACTACATGTTTTAACTCTACCTGTTTCTCCTGCTGAATTATTTTTACAAGACCTGTGCCTATTGTTCCAAACCCTATAAGCCCAACCTTTTTCATCCCGGTCTCCACTGATTTCATTAGAAAACTTGAACCATATCTTTTTTAGGTACATATATAATGACAGGATCATTATGCCCTTTTTTAGCAGCTTTTTCATAAACTTCATTAACATGATCTCCGCTACTAATAACTGTATCGTCTTCAAAGCTTTTAAGTGCTACATACTGCCCACTATATTTTTTTTCTTTTACCAACTGAACGGTCATTGTTATACCCTTCCCCTTTTTTCAGCCTATTAGTCACTTCGCTTTTACCTTAGTATTACGATATCACAATGGGATATGTCCCTATTTATTCATTAATCAATCATTTTCGTGTACTGCAGATACTCTGCCATAAATGAACTTAACATAATAAACTTTTAAAATCCCTTTATAAACCCACCATTCTTCTTTTACTTCTATTCCAGAAAAAGAAGTAGAATGAGAAATGCGTTTACGTGTAGGTGCACCACAAAGAGACATAACTTCACTTTGGGACATACCAATCTTAACTTTTTTTGAAACATCTCCAGAGAGAAGACCGCAGGAACTAAGAAGAAAAGAACATATGAGAGTTATTGCAATCCAGAGTTTCTTGCCCTTCAGTTCATTTTTCATAATACCCCTTCCATTCTCCATTTTTTCAATATACCCTTTTCTTTAGAGTTTAGCTTTTCAGAATGATCTAATAGCTTGGCTACTATTTTTACATTAGTATTTTTATTAATTTTATTTTGAGGAAGCATGCTAGAAACACCTATTGCCTCTTCTTTGTATTTTAATAGCCATTCTGTCTGTTCTTTTACCAACTTTACTCTGCACATTTTGCCTCCCTTTCCGTTATTTTATCATAAACTGCTGGTTTTATTTTTTAGAAAAGATTCTATTTCTTCAATGGCTTGTTTTACGTCATAAAGATATTTTTTGATTTCAAGCAACATAAATATTCTTTCTCGTACGATTTAAACTTTCTTTTAAAAATGGGTTTCTAACCGACCCTTCAATTATAATGTCTACGGATCTATGGAAGACATTTCTTAATCTTTCTTTAAGCTCAAAATATCTATCAAAAAGATTGTCGTTTTCTTTTTGAGCAAATTCAAC
This genomic stretch from bacterium harbors:
- a CDS encoding homoserine dehydrogenase translates to MKKVGLIGFGTIGTGLVKIIQQEKQVELKHVVDLDITTPRSVKINKALLTTDVNRVLNDPSIDIIVELIGGIQPAKKFILTALKNKKHVVTANKALLAIHGDEIFQAAKDKNVYIKFEASVAGGIPIIKAVRDSFRSSDITSVLGIVNGTSNFILSRMSLDGQTFSAALKDAQDLGYAEADASLDIDGVDSAHKIAILSSIIYRTRVDMGHIYVEGIRNITLEDIQYAEELGYVIKPLAIANREENKLDVRVHPVLISKGHLLSSVSDVYNAIYLRGDSIGEMMFYGLGAGQMPTANAVYSDIIDIVGKMSAKSNVMDDYSFTNRLDIKETSENKLRYYIRFSAVDKPGVLAKISGILGRSKISIASVIQKDRKQSGAVPIIMMTHEAKEKDICLAIREIDKLDIIKRKSVIIRVED
- the thrC gene encoding threonine synthase is translated as MWNGVINQYRKYLPVSRATPIVTLNEGNTPLIFSEKLSNITGTRVFLKFEGANPTGSFKDRGMTMAISKALEKGAEAVMCASTGNTSASAAAYSARAGLNCIVLIPEGAIAMGKLAQALIHGAKVIAIKGNFDNALKLVREITDNYPITLVNSINPYRIEGQKTGAFEVCDQLGGRSPDFHAIPVGNAGNITAYWMGYKEYKEAGKIRNLPKMLGFQAAGAAPIVRGEIVRNPETIATAIRIGNPASWKKAEEARDESSGLIYAVTDDEILEAYKLLAKEDGVFVEPASAASVAGIIKLAKDDYFKKQQNSANHSEKITVCVLTGHGLKDPDRAIGSVEKPITVEPNINSILRIIGI
- a CDS encoding nucleotidyltransferase domain-containing protein; translation: MLDIKPYEGKVSKICNELHLKKLDLFGSATNDNFGAGSDIDIIVEFAQKENDNLFDRYFELKERLRNVFHRSVDIIIEGSVRNPFLKESLNRTRKNIYVA
- a CDS encoding DUF2845 domain-containing protein; this translates as MKNELKGKKLWIAITLICSFLLSSCGLLSGDVSKKVKIGMSQSEVMSLCGAPTRKRISHSTSFSGIEVKEEWWVYKGILKVYYVKFIYGRVSAVHEND
- a CDS encoding DUF5678 domain-containing protein, which translates into the protein MTVQLVKEKKYSGQYVALKSFEDDTVISSGDHVNEVYEKAAKKGHNDPVIIYVPKKDMVQVF
- a CDS encoding aspartate kinase, producing MSLIVQKYGGTSVANAERIKHVAKLIVKARDRYDNVVVVVSAMGKTTDNLIKMAAEITDSPSRREMDMLLSTGERISIALITMAIHSLGYDAISFTGSQVEIITDTSHTKARILRIGAKRVREELKKGKIVVIAGFQGVSINNDVTTMGRGASDTSAIAIAAALGADECEVYTDVEGVFTSDPRVIPQAKKIKSITYEEMLEMASLGAKVMAPRSMQIAQRFKVPLHIRSSFINKTGTVVVSKERGKMEEALVRSVILNEDEAKISIIGIPDKPGIAGTIFNNIADENINVDMIIQNISAKGVADISFTVAKEDIKRTLDVTDKLKSTVNPKKIECDKNIAKISIVGIGMRTHAGVAAKMFQILGKNKINIRTISTSEIKISCLVDKKEGKKAARVLHKAFELDKTR
- the hisA gene encoding 1-(5-phosphoribosyl)-5-[(5-phosphoribosylamino)methylideneamino]imidazole-4-carboxamide isomerase; its protein translation is MIVIPAIDIYQGKVVRLKQGSFSDLKIYGNSPLEYALKWEKEGAERIHIVDLEGAKTGSIKNPDIITSICKALEIPVEVGGGIRDISTIDTLLKNGVRWVIIGTQACASSDFLKQVYSEFGERIIVSIDAKDDKVAVQGWQKASEFTVEDIIEKVEDIGIKTVIYTDISRDGMLTGPNLEKFGHLINRKTVKVIASGGISCLDDIKKLASIKDLMGVIVGKALYEKRFDFKEACRASEV
- the hisB gene encoding imidazoleglycerol-phosphate dehydratase HisB; its protein translation is MKRTGIVKRDTKETNIDLKLVLDGKGNANIRTKIPFFDHMLTLMTKHGLFDLNIKACGDIEVDDHHTVEDIGICLGEALRKALGDKRGVKRFGYARLPMDEALGEVSVDISGRAFFVFNVNAPAKRIKRFEVQLVEEFMRAFVNTALITLHVNLIYGKNTHHIYESIFKALGKALDEATAIDARQRAIPSTKGIL
- a CDS encoding phosphatase PAP2 family protein, producing MFTLTQLGNGFFLIPLIVVSILIFDRKNALLILVISLITIFLGGIVVHILKELIQRPRPLSQFMDMNIYGQKLYVGSFPSGHSQTAFSTAAVLSGYYKKWLLFYLLAFLVAFSRVYIGVHYPLDIVAGSMIGYLSAKLILIISQRLDFKKAS